The genomic window CGCGGACTGCTCGTCGACGTCCTGCCGCGCCTGCGCGACGGACACCCCGACCTGCGCACGCCGCTGCGCGAGAGCGAGCCGTGGGAGACCATCGCGCTGGTCGCGTCGGGGCAGCGCGACCTCGGCATCGTGCACCGCTGGGGTGGCGTCGCACTCGCGATGCCCGATCACCTGATCGAGACGCCGCTGTTCACGGATGTCGCGGACGTGATCCTTCGGCGCGAACATCCGCTGGCGCTCTCCGGTGCACTCGAACTGACCCCGCTCGACCTCGCCGACGAGCCGTGGATCGCGACGTTCGACTCGACGATCTGCCGCCAATGGCTCCGCCGCCTGTTCGACGGAGTGTCGAACGCGCCGCGCGTCGTGCACGAGTCGATGGAGTTCGAGAACCACCTCGAACTCGTGCGTGCGGGGCTCGGCGTGGCGTTGGTGCCGCGCATGGGGCGGCCGCCGCTGCATCCGGATCTCGTCGCTGTTCCGACCGCGCGACCGGTGTCGACGCGCGGCGTGTCGGCCGTGCACCGTCGAAGTCAGGCCGATTCGCCGGCGCTGCAGGCCGTGCTCGACGCGGTGCGGTCGGTCGCCGCGGAGCGCGAGCCCGTCACCCGCTGACGCAGGCGGTGCTCGACGTCGCCGCGACCGACTCCGGCAGTGCTTGGACGATCGGCAGCAGCACCTCGTTGAACGCGTGGCCGGTACCGCCGTCGCCGTTGCCGATGAGGGCGAGCACAGCGCCCGATCCCTCGAAGTACTGCACGTGGGCGCCGTAGCCGGGCTCGGTGCCGCTGTGGTTGAGGTCGAGGAGGCATCCCGATTCGGGGTCGAGGTGGACGTTGGCGCCGAGGCCGTACCAGTACCCGGGAGCGACCTCGACCGGTGCACGATCTTCGATGCGTGCGGCGCGCAACTCGGGGCTGAGCCCGAATCCCTCGCCGAACGCGAGGCCCCACAGATGCAGGTCGTCGAGCGTCGACAGCATCGCCCCGGCGGCCCACGACTCGTGGTTGGTCCAGTCGGTGGTGTCGGTGGGCCTGGGCCACAGCGGGCAGAACTCGGAGTACCCGTGGTTGAAGGGGTCGTCGAGCACGGCATCGGGGGCGAAGCGGCTGCGGGTCATGCCGAGCGGCATCAGGAGTCGATCCTCGATCAGCGTGCCGAGTTCGCTCCCGGTCGTCTGCTCGAGGATCCGCCCGAGGAGGAACGTGTTGTACCCCGAGTACGTCATGCCCTCGCCTGGTGCGAAGTCGGCGCGCGGGGTGGTCGCGCCGATCGCGATCATCTCGTCGGGCGTGATCATGGAGTACGGGTCGCCGCAGATGCGGTCGAGCTGCGCCTGGCCGGGCTCGCCGATGCCGCTCGACATGTTCATGAGCATGCGCACGGTGATGTCGCCGGCCTCGGGGAAGTCGGGGTACCAGCGATCGATCGTGTCGTCGAGCGAGAGTCCGGCGGAGCCGTCGCCGATGACCTGGAGCGCAGCCTGTCCCACGATCGTCTTCGTGATGCTGCCGATCTTGGACTGGTTCGCCCGGTCCATGGGGGTTTCGGCGTCGACGTCGGACACGCCCCTGGTCGCGACCCATTCCTCGTGGCCGGGGATCCAGAGTCCGACGGCGACGCCGGGCATGCCGGATGCCTCGAATCCCTCGTCGAGCACCGTGTCGAGTTGCTCGCGCAGGGCCGGGTCGAACGGGGCTGCGGACGCGACCGCGGCATCCGACGGGGGAGGAGTCGACGCGGGGTTCGACGTCTCGCCGACGCATCCGCCCAGGAGCGCGACGGCGAGCGCGACGATGATCGCGACCGCCGACGCGCTCGACCCGGCGACCGCCGGCTTCGAACCCCGCATGCGAAGCTCCCCCCGCGTGCGACAGTACGCGGCGGCGCGAGTGGTGTCGCGCTCCAGTTCGGGGGGCGTCGGTCACTCGGCGTCGGTCAGTTGGCGTCGTCCATGCCGGTGGCGTGCACAGATGCCCCGTGGCATCCGGCCTGCCGCCAGTCGTAGTCCTCGCCGAGCGGTTGGTCGTCGGGGCCGTACATCGCCTCCATCCAGGCCGGGTCCCGGGACCCGTTGAGCGCGTCGAGTTCGTCGAGCACCTGCATGGCGCGCCCCGGCTCCTCCGCCTCCCAGGTCTGCCACATGAGCACGTATGCCGCCTTGAAGCCCTTCTCGGCCATGCAGACCGCGTCCAGGTGTGACTGCATCAGGGACGTCTCGTGGTCGAGTTGCCACTCCTCGGCGAACTCGGGCGTGGGGCGGGGGATCAGGTCGAGGTCGGAGGTCTCGTCGTACACGGTGTATCCGAGGATGGTGCCGATGCCGCCGGGTGCGGGCTGCTCGGATCCCGCCAGGGGAGTATCGGATGCCTCCGCCGGTGCCGCGGTCGGCGGGATGGCTCCTTCCGCCGCGGGCGCGGGCGTCGGAACGGCGGACGGCGTCGGCGCCTGGCTTGTCGCCGCCTGGCTTGTCGGCGCCGGGAGGTCGACAGTGGCGGCCGTCGTGGCAATCGCGGGGTCTTCGGTGAGTGTGGAGACCGCGGCCGCGGTCAGCACCCCGCCGGTTCCGAGGACCACGACGGCTCCCACGACGCCCGCCACGAGCGTGAGGCGATGGCGCCGGGTGCGCCGCTGCCCGCGATTCTCCTCCTCGCGCCGCTGCTCGTCGTCGAGGAGGCCCTGCATGTCGAACTCGGCGTTCATCGGGATGCCTCTCCGATCGTCGCGCTCGCGTCGGAGCGTCTGCCATCGGCCCATTGCGCCGTCGCTGCCAGGCACAGCGTCGCGACTCCGAGGCCGACCGCATAGGCTGCCGGCTCCCACCACGTCAGGCGATTGATCACCACGAGGGCGCTCGCGCTGAGGAACCACAGGGTCTCGATGCTCTGCGCGAAGATCAGGAATCCGGTCAGGGCGAGCACCGGGGCGCCCCACGCTCGCCATCGCCGGTGAGCGAGCACCGCGGTCGCGGCGACGGCGATCGCGCCGAGTGCGATGGTGAATGCGGCGGAGGTCGGAACCCAGCCGATATCGCCGATCAGCAGGGCGCGGACCTGCCGGAACGCGACGAACCCGCCGACGGCGATCTGCACGACGCCGACGAGTGCGACGGCTGCGAGCATCAGGCCCTCGATCGGGAAGAGATTCGACCGGGCGGGGCTCTCCCGGCCGGTCAGCTGCGCACGGCGCCAGCCGATGTCGGCGGGGATGCCGCGCAGCATCCGGCTTCGGATCGATCGGGCGGCCGTCCGCGAGCTGATGCCGGTCTCGTTCGCCCAGGCCGCGTGCTCGTGCAGGTCGGAGAGGATCTCCTGCCGTCGGTCGGACGCGACGAGCGGGTCGAGACCGTCGGTGTACCGCAGCGACCAGCGGAGCGTCGCGCGCGCTGCGCGCTCGACGGCGCGGTCGGCGCGAGCGGGCGTGCGCGCGCCCGGGGCGGGCCTGCGTGCGCCCGGGGAGGTCATGCGAGCGCCTCCCCGGTCACGGCGCCTCGCTGCCCGGCGCGGACCGCCTGTCGAAACGCGGCCTCGCCGACTCCGGTCACCCGGTACAGTCGCCGGCGCGGCCGCCCATCGGCCTCGGCCAACTCCGGCGCCTCCCACTCGGATTCGAGCAATCCCGCGGCATCCATTCGGTTCAGCGCCCGGTACAACGTGCCGTGAGCGAGGAGTTCGGAGCCCTGCGTCTCGGCGAGCGTGCGCGCGAGCGCGAAGCCGAAGAACGACCCCTCGCGCGGCTGGATCGTGAGCCCCGCGTCGAGGATCGCGAGCTCGATGGGGAGGAGTACTCCCGGCCGTCGTCGTGGCATGCCG from Agromyces sp. LHK192 includes these protein-coding regions:
- a CDS encoding LysR family transcriptional regulator, producing MIDLEAVVALRAVATNGSVAAAADALGFTPSAVSQQIKRLERGTSVALLERVGRGVVLTDAARHLVTSSASVLADLERLEADLHLAGGVATDGAGGNARRRITGEVRIGAFSTAVRGLLVDVLPRLRDGHPDLRTPLRESEPWETIALVASGQRDLGIVHRWGGVALAMPDHLIETPLFTDVADVILRREHPLALSGALELTPLDLADEPWIATFDSTICRQWLRRLFDGVSNAPRVVHESMEFENHLELVRAGLGVALVPRMGRPPLHPDLVAVPTARPVSTRGVSAVHRRSQADSPALQAVLDAVRSVAAEREPVTR
- a CDS encoding serine hydrolase, with the protein product MRGSKPAVAGSSASAVAIIVALAVALLGGCVGETSNPASTPPPSDAAVASAAPFDPALREQLDTVLDEGFEASGMPGVAVGLWIPGHEEWVATRGVSDVDAETPMDRANQSKIGSITKTIVGQAALQVIGDGSAGLSLDDTIDRWYPDFPEAGDITVRMLMNMSSGIGEPGQAQLDRICGDPYSMITPDEMIAIGATTPRADFAPGEGMTYSGYNTFLLGRILEQTTGSELGTLIEDRLLMPLGMTRSRFAPDAVLDDPFNHGYSEFCPLWPRPTDTTDWTNHESWAAGAMLSTLDDLHLWGLAFGEGFGLSPELRAARIEDRAPVEVAPGYWYGLGANVHLDPESGCLLDLNHSGTEPGYGAHVQYFEGSGAVLALIGNGDGGTGHAFNEVLLPIVQALPESVAATSSTACVSG
- a CDS encoding PadR family transcriptional regulator, with the protein product MPRRRPGVLLPIELAILDAGLTIQPREGSFFGFALARTLAETQGSELLAHGTLYRALNRMDAAGLLESEWEAPELAEADGRPRRRLYRVTGVGEAAFRQAVRAGQRGAVTGEALA